In one window of Drosophila mauritiana strain mau12 chromosome X, ASM438214v1, whole genome shotgun sequence DNA:
- the LOC117148464 gene encoding loricrin: MQSTMTTRRLGLLGLLVVLGCIVAQGKPHGWSSGGGGGGWSSGGSGGSKVIISAWPSSGGGGWSSGGGSGGWKSGGGGGGGWSSGGSGGGWKSGGGSGGWKSGGGSSGWSSGGSSSWPSSGSSGWKSGGSSGLSSALSSLSSWKSQALGSLSSGWKSGGGGGGWSSGGSSGGGWKSGGGSGGWSSGGSSAWPSKISSGWSSGGGGGGGGWSAGGGGGGGWSW, from the coding sequence ATGCAATCCACGATGACAACGCGACGACTTGGCCTTCTCGgtctgctggtggtgctgggcTGCATCGTCGCCCAGGGCAAACCACATGGCTGGagcagcggcggcggtggtggaggCTGGTCCTCTGGAGGATCGGGTGGCAGTAAGGTCATTATCAGTGCTTGGCCTTCCAGCGGTGGAGGAGGTTGGTCCTCTGGTGGCGGATCTGGAGGCTGGAAGAgcggtggtggcggcggcggcggctggtCATCTGGTGGATCAGGAGGTGGCTGGAAGAGCGGCGGCGGCTCAGGTGGCTGGAAGAGCGGCGGCGGCTCAAGTGGCTGGTCCTCCGGTGGATCCTCCAGCTGGCCAAGTTCCGGCAGCTCTGGCTGGAAGTCAGGAGGCAGCTCGGGATTATCCAGTGCACTGTCCAGTCTCTCCAGTTGGAAATCCCAAGCTTTGGGTAGCTTAAGCAGCGGTTGGAAAagcggcggcggtggaggtGGCTGGTCATCTGGTGGTTCCTCAGGCGGCGGCTGGAAGAGCGGCGGTGGATCTGGTGGTTGGTCCTCAGGTGGGTCCTCCGCTTGGCCCAGCAAGATCAGCAGCGGTTGGTCCTccggtggaggtggaggtggcgGTGGCTGGTCCGCcggaggaggcggaggcggcggCTGGAGCTGGTAA